From one Trifolium pratense cultivar HEN17-A07 linkage group LG1, ARS_RC_1.1, whole genome shotgun sequence genomic stretch:
- the LOC123889813 gene encoding uncharacterized protein LOC123889813, producing MFAKKVTTVNPFAKKRSQHGVVSTTPNVNTKKQLWRLPHVFAKMLELPFPSDADISIEETPQFFRFVALCNKMNIFNDGGVRAQAIEILPGITKIVIKRFDGGDVSVAGQQEKRSSLGVDLWRFRLPPWTQPERVTAVCSGGKLVVTVPKIKGN from the coding sequence ATGTTCGCTAAGAAAGTTACAACCGTTAACCCCTTCGCAAAGAAACGTTCTCAACACGGCGTCGTTTCAACAACACCAAACGTAAACACAAAAAAGCAGTTATGGAGGCTTCCACATGTGTTTGCTAAAATGCTCGAGCTTCCTTTTCCTTCAGATGCCGATATTTCGATCGAGGAAACGCCGCAGTTTTTCCGGTTTGTAGCGTTATGTAAtaagatgaatattttcaatgaCGGTGGTGTGCGAGCTCAGGCGATTGAGATTCTACCAGGAATAACTAAAATTGTGATCAAGAGATTCGATGGTGGTGATGTTTCGGTGGCGGGTCAGCAAGAGAAGAGGTCATCTCTTGGTGTTGATCTTTGGCGGTTTAGACTTCCGCCGTGGACGCAGCCGGAGAGGGTTACTGCTGTTTGTTCCGGTGGGAAATTGGTAGTGACAGTGCCTAAGATCAAAGGGAACTAA
- the LOC123898230 gene encoding uncharacterized protein LOC123898230, with product MDDLDGISVEQLRSLARNNRSNRDLVRKVVYHSNLVPVPTTVPGEGDQQEEQVDDGIDHEDDEINVEDLMDPKDRILVDRHDRIIITPHGTDFQPQKATSAAISFILQGNYQEPWLTWGEIKKAKIGQEQVWDRFWKAFKMKCTWFRDINEKTMITIFDHKCSKRLSTLLGDARTLFYENKEPPAWIGPGDVWTELKRRWSTPAYMAKCNRNKQNRVGSNLSVHTGGSTSASTLRIRFTRQFGRPPTLCQMNVMLHMKPDGTWDTVKAQRANDMIKVYIEELKATEAALPLALRKTDVELQNMILDKFVEFSGGKYKGRIVGQGSTSSLVQRTTRGYMMDNMSDSYDSTATMPTGRSQRVESIEELEQRLRAEQQQSIASMREEMMTQLRAELSSGIPGQSNQQQFQQQPFQQQPFQQQQFQQQPFQQQQFQQQLQQQQRPNQSQRQQNSNNFNYMTGVNYAVQQIQNVGRNSQSSYQSGSLHEDPAEEEGYRPGEVDLNVSSDPDENFFTGLQNNPLLQGMLGQQGQAMLGDLEIPGFTVHDSTSMNQGGIISPLVHSGGNSQGRGVGSSSEMSMGGGRASAGMPSVGRTSAGRAIVGRGSGGRTSAGRRGRGNSQNA from the exons ATGGATGATTTAGACGGAATATCTGTTGAGCAACTAAGGAGCCTTGCACGAAACAATCGTTCCAACCGTGATCTTGTCCGCAAAGTTGTTTATCACTCGAATCTTGTACCAGTGCCAACTACCGTTCCTGGAGAAGGGGACCAACAAGAAGAACAAGTGGACGATGGAATTGACCATGAGGATGACGAGATCAATGTGGAAGACCTTATGGATCCGAAAGATCGTATTTTGGTTGATCGGCATGACCGAATCATTATTACACCACACGGAACTGa TTTTCAACCACAAAAAGCAACTTCAGCCGCCATTAGTTTCATACTTCAAGGAAACTACCAGGAACCATGGCTCACGTGGGGAGAGATTAAGAAGGCTAAAATTGGTCAAGAGCAAGTGTGGGACAGATTTTGGAAGGCTTTCAaa ATGAAATGCACTTGGTTTAGGGATATTAATGAGAAGACGATGATTACTATTTTCGATCACAAGTGCTCAAAGCGCTTGTCCACCTTGCTTGGAGATGCACGAACATTGTTTTATGAGAACAAGGAGCCTCCAGCTTGGATTGGCCCGGGGGATGTATGGACAGAGTTGAAACGTAGATGGAGTACTCCAGCTTACATGGCGAAGTGCaacagaaacaaacaaaacagaGTTGGGTCTAATTTGAGTGTACACACTGGTGGTTCTACATCTGCTTCTACCTTGCGCATAAGGTTCACTCGGCAATTTGGTCGTCCACCGACTTTATGCCAAATGAATGTAATGCTGCATATGAAACCAGATGGTACTTGGGATACTGTAAAGGCTCAAAGGGCAAAT gATATGATTAAGGTATACATCGAGGAACTCAAAGCTACCGAGGCTGCCCTTCCACTTGCTTTGCGGAAAACTGATGTAGAGCTACAGAATATGATATTGGACAAATTTGTGGAGTTTTCCGGGGGAAAGTATAAAGGTCGTATCGTTGGTCAGGGTAGTACGTCTTCGCTCGTTCAGAGGACGACAAGAGGATATATGATGGATAATATGAGCGACTCTTATGACAGTACTGCCACCATGCCTACCGGTCGATCTCAACGTGTGGAAAGTATTGAGGAATTGGAACAACGATTAAGAGCTGAACAACAACAGTCAATTGCTTCTATGAGAGAAGAGATGATGACACAGCTCAGGGCAGAACTCTCTAGCGGGATACCAGGACAATCAAACCAGCAACAGTTTCAGCAGCAACCATTTCAGCAGCAACCATTTCAGCAGCAGCAATTTCAGCAGCAACCATTTCAGCAGCAGCAATTTCAGCAACAACTTCAGCAGCAGCAGCGTCCTAATCAATCACAACGTCAGCAAAATTCCAACAATTTCAATTATATGACAGGTGTGAACTATGCAGTTCAACAGATTCAGAACGTTGGAAGGAACTCACAGTCGTCCTACCAATCGGGAAGTCTTCATGAGGACCCGGCAGAAGAGGAGGGGTATCGACCCGGTGAAGTTGATTTGAACGTATCCTCTGACCCGGATGAGAATTTCTTTACAGGTCTCCAAAATAACCCTTTATTGCAAGGGATGCTTGGGCAGCAGGGGCAGGCAATGCTTGGAGACTTGGAAATTCCCGGTTTCACAGTTCATGATTCCACTTCTATGAATCAAGGTGGCATAATAAGTCCACTTGTCCATAGTGGTGGAAATAGTCAAGGCAGAGGGGTAGGTTCTTCATCTGAAATGTCTATGGGCGGCGGTAGGGCAAGCGCCGGAATGCCAAGTGTGGGAAGGACAAGCGCCGGAAGGGCAATCGTGGGAAGAGGAAGCGGTGGAAGAACAAGTGCCGGAAGAAGAGGAAGGGGAAACAGTCAAAATGCATAA
- the LOC123898239 gene encoding sm-like protein LSM5, whose amino-acid sequence MANNPSQLLPSELIDRCIGSKIWVIMKGDKELVGTLRGFDVYVNMVLEDVTEYEITAEGRRITKLDQILLNGNNIAILVPGGSPDPE is encoded by the exons ATGGCTAATAATCCATCACAGCTTCTTCCATCAG AACTGATTGACCGCTGTATAGGTTCAAAAATATGGGTGATAATGAAAGGTGACAAGGAGCTTGTTGGTACTCTTAGAGGCTTTGATGTGTATGTCAACATGGTCCTTGAAGATGTTACTGAATA TGAGATCACTGCTGAGGGGAGAAGGATTACTAAGCTTGATCAGATTTTACTCAATGGAAACAACATTGCCATT TTGGTCCCTGGTGGTTCACCTGATCCAGAATGA